The genomic window TCAAAAGCATCATTAGTATTAGTATATACAACAGTGCGTTTTTCAGTATTCATGGGGTCATGGGCAGCAAAGCACTGAAAAAGTTACTAAAATACTCGTATTACTGCATTGGGTGTGTTGTCACCACTCACAACCAACCACCTGAACCACGGGCCCTGCACATGCAAATGTGCTGGGCGGCCATGCCTCTGCCTTCGACATAAGCAATAACATATGTAAAAATGTGCATGAGGACAACAAAAATGATGATCTGCTCCCGAGCTAGTGACAAGTGTAAACATTGCGAGGCTTTGTCGGCTCCATCACATCTACGTGTTACAAAGATTAGGCACGTAGAGTAGATTCAGTGAGCTGGTGTTAAAAAGCTGTCTTTTGAAGGAATACAATTATAAGGATTACAGTATATACCCAGTGAGTTGTTAACTacaagcaaaagaaaaacacaGATCTCCCCGGTTAAGTGTTTACTGGTTCAATACATTGAAAGCATGAAGCCAACCATTTTATGACAGTCATCCAGTGATTAAGATCAGCAAAGCGTAGCAATTTCAGAATTTAAATGGTGCAGCCCAAGCTTCAAGGGGAACTTGGTACCATTTACACGTGCACCAGACAGTCTTCTATGAGGAAAAATGGAAATGAAATACTACGGTTCATTGCAGTTACCATCCCACAGCACACAAAACACAACATTCTCTCATCTAAAGGTTGCCTTAATATTCTCTCATCTAGAGAACATTAAAATTTCAAACCAATTTGACaaatttgctaaaaaaattaacaaaaaatGAACACTGAAGATTAAAATGAGGTGGAAACTGAGTAACCAACCTTCATGTAGTCCCAGAGGAAGCAGGACGGCATGATGAACGGCAGCCGCGGCACGAacagcgccgccgcctccccgacGCCGGCCACCGGGAACAGTCCCTCGCCAGGTCCTTCTCCTCGAGGCACACCCCCGCGCAGACCATCGCCACCCTCCCCACCGCCTCCGGGTACATGGCCGCCATCCGGTACCCCATGAAGCCCCCGTAGCTGACCCCGACCAGCCCGAACCTGCTCACCCCGATGGCCTGCATGACCGCCTTGATCGTGCGGGCCTGGAAGGTGTCGGATCGATCGGGGAGACGCGTGCAGGAGGCGCCGAAGAAGACGAGGTCCAGGACGATGGTGTCGAACCCTGCGCCGATGAGCGGGCGGAGGTACGGCGCCCACTGCCAGGTGGAGGAGGCGCCAAagccgtggaggaggaggagcgggttGCGCGGGGGCCTGGCAGGCACGCACATGTGGACGGTGGTGGCGGGGTCGGGGTCCGGGCCGGCGGGGATCGGCACGTTAGCGGGCGCAGACCGGCCTTGAGGAAGCGGCGGCTGAAGCAGCGGTCCCGCGCCGCCGCGATGCTGAGGACGCACCGCCCCCTGCCGGtggacggcggcggagggggaggcATTgctggcggccggcggcggtcgCGGTGGTGGGGAGAGGCGCGCAAAGAGAGGTGGTGGTGCAGTTAATTTTGGGATTCTGCCAAGTTTGGGGTTTGGCCGTTTGGGTTCGTCTGGCCATGGTAACGCGCAGGGTGTTTGTGACTTTGTGCATAATTAAATTAGGGCGATGCTAAAGTTGATGTGCCTCAAATCAAAGGACAGTCAATGTTTCAGGCAGTTCGATTGCCATCAGATGGGCGACAAAGTTGTCAGCGCGTTTTCTGTCTTCGGTTGTCCACTCCCCGCCCCCATCCTCACCGTCCACCTTGAACCGTCTCCTATTATCAGATTCGCACCTACTATACTAATTCGGCTTCATCAGATTGTATTCTCGCCGCCAGCACCGCCCACCAACCGCTCTTCGCCACCCGCAGCTAGCGGCATCCCCGTGACCATGCCGCCCGCCCCTACGCCCGCCTTCTCTATGTGGGCTAGTCTGCTTTACCGAACATCTCTCTAAGCGTAGGAAGCACACTGACAACCTCCGAAAACCCCGCCACTAACCCCTTTAAAATCGTCATTGCGTGAGAGACTGAGCTCATTTTTAAACGCCTAATAATTAGAAAGTGTGATTAATTTATTGCCGGGTGTCATAAAATGGACAAATGCAGAAGGAGAGAATTGTTTGTGTTATTATctgtgtcacgtcccaaattcataATTGCATGGTTAAGTATAATTATACGTTATTAGCatcatgattagttttgaggtaatttattttagaacGCTAGTGTAATTCGTTTAAaatcaatcggatgagagaaagaattttgggagagaaaagaatgtaATTCACAGTTAAAATGGGTCATTTTCTCTAACACATGGGCCCACTTGGCCAGCCCAACCACCTCTCCCTTCGCTTGGGCAGTTCCCAcctgctccccctctctctccctcactccactcccgtgctccctccCTCCTCAACGGCCAAGCCAAAGAGCAAGAggtctccctccctctcaagctcactctccccttctcctccaaaatcccacctcaagagaaggaatcgagatATGTATATAGTACTCACTTTATcataagctcatgagctatctatccatccaatttatttttattttctcgaAGGATTCAAGCcgattttgatgtcttttggtgttcttggttgaagcacaagaagcatcaacgttcttcctcttttcgagcttttcctccttcaaccgaTGGTCTTCAGGCTTGGCAAAGCATCTTGCATGAGTCTCATAAGCTCGCATAGCATAGATGTatgttttggttggatgaattatttgaagcttcggttgcaaagttcttgagttcttgagctttagagctaaaatgaggatttgggtgaggtttgagttaggaatcgtgttattaggttggtgagtgaattctagactctataaactctctcaaacatgtttttcttttggtttggagaagctcgcaaatcaaatcgaccgAGATTTTTCCCATTGAAGCagcctctctggacaacccggataatccgaattgacccggatactccgggtaaacATAGAGAAACCCTATTGAATTGTCCTCGGGAACTATAGTGATTTATGGTGcaatttgagtctagaaccctttgtatagtgtatatacatgttttggtggaatagatttagcatgcgagttgaatcgGGCAtagattctggatctacctcatgcgtggggttaatgcgaatatgtgggacttaggcgggacgaatgatcgttggctagtaggagtaaatgcacacgAGATTTAAACagattcgggccgcacggaggcataacaccctactcctgtgtgtctgatgtgttattaatgctcttggaatgcctttctctggatctctatgtTACAAGCTGCTGCTattctaagtcttgagcttccttcTTCAAGTCAAGTCCGATCTGTCCGAACTTCTGAACTTTTGTGAGGGTGAGCTTCGATTAGCCTGTCTtcctacgaagtgctcccccccttttatcctaccggggggAGGCTCTTCAGGGCGTGCCCAGAATGAGGGCACAAGTTCTCGTAaaacataaatgaaaaataaccatcatgggtctacagtttgatgttacgggggttgaaaatgcgccccttggacggtcccatcggtctttacgccccaactttagcaggcgcaggggagCCCACCGGCCAGTCATTGAGTATCCCCtgcatgcccgtccggtcagagtagatctgacacggtctgacgcagcagggcgacaggcgatacgcctcgagcccatcgacgatATCCTCAAGCCATCTTCCTTCTTGGGCCCCGCGgagggacatgcgatgggacccgtcgtattaattgtgcccacgcctccctgccatgaggtggcagggactgacgtaatcagtacgacaggcgtggggggagtggttggatgtgaccggccacactcccccttaaatgcagcatcgagcctcccaccgattgacatcTCACGGTGGAGTCCTTGCAGGGTCCACCAGCAAGGGGctcctcaggtcctcggggaactctgggtactcagggaccaacagttcttggccccgagcaccccctcccagacctggctcttctcgggtcctcgaggaactctgggtactcggagaccaactgttcttggccctgagcaccccttctagatctggctcttctcggatcctcggaaaactctgggtactcggggaccaactgttcttggccccgagcaccccctcctggacTTGActcttctcgggccctcggggagatggtccccgaggaaGGGCGTCACGTGgaactgcgctgtcctggcctcgggactcaggaacCCCCTGGCCcttggttcccatatcaccgacaaatACCTTCGAGTCCCAATCAAAGTCATTGAGGTCGCAACCCAAGAATTACAGTCGAATCTTTCCTTcacattcttgatgaagccgaaAGGAAGACACGGCGCAAGTCTATTAAGTTCCTCAAtattcaatggagtaatcactccgaagaagaagcaacGTGGGGAACGTGAAGATCGGCTTCGTACCAATTATCCTGAGttcttcgccgacctgtgaGTGTTGCAGTTGTTTCAATTTCTATCAGCATGCTCACAATATGGTTTTTCTCATAGCATGATTCCTAGATTCATCGTACTCTCctcgactcgtaccgaatctcggggcgagattcttttaaagggggaggtttgtcacatcccaaattcatAGTCTCATGATCAAGTCTAACTATGCGTCATTAGCGTCATTATTAGTTTTAaggcaatttattttggaacgctagtgcaattcgtttaaagtcaattGAACGAGAGAAAGAATTTTAGGAGAGAGAAAAATGGAATTCACAGTTAAAATGGACCCTTTCTTTTAACACGTGGGCCCGCCTGGCCGGCCCCATCGTCTCTCCCTTCACTTGGACATCACTCACttgctccccctctctctccctcactccactcctgtgctccctctctcctcaaccGGCCAAGCCAAGGAGCAAGAGCTCTCCCTCCCTGtcaagctccctctccccttctctcccaaaatcccacctcaagagaaggaatcgaggtatgcatatggtacTCACACGATCATGAGCTtatgagctatccatccatccctccaatttgtttTCGTTTTTCCGAAAGATTCAAACCGGTTTTGATgtattttggtgttcttggttgaagcacaaggagcaccGGCATTCTTTCTCTTTCCgagcttttcctccttcaactgatGGTCCCCAAGCTCaacaaagcatcttgggtgagtcgcCTAGGCTCCTATGGCATAGAAGcatgttttggttggatgaatcccGAGTTTGAAGCTTCAGTTtcaaagttcttgagttcttgagctaaAATAAGAATTTAGGTGAGTTTTTagttaggaatcgtgttgctaggttggagtgtgagttctagactccataaactCTCTCACacatgtttccctttggtttggagaagctcACAAATCAAGTCGGCTGAGATTTCTCTCTTAAAGTAGCCTCTCTAgacaacccggataatccggattgACTCGGATAATCCAGGTAAACCTAGAGAAACCCTATTGAATTATCATTGGAAACTATAGCGATTTAGGGTGCAGtttaagtctagaaccctttatATAGTGTATATCCATGTGTTCGAtggaatagatttagcatgTGAGTCGAATCAGCCTgggaaaacactttagaactcaactcggtcagaacccggatagtccaaATTAACCCAGAGTGCCAGcccaatccggagtatccggactcgacCCAGAGGGTCAGGGTAAATAGCCGAGCGTCAcactcggaacctcacccggagtcAGGGCCAAATCTACAGTTTCGAGGGCCCTAGGGCGAACTCAGCACTGTAGGCCCTTAATACTAAATATTCTATTCACTTGTATAGTTTATAAACCATTCATTATCTAAGGTGTCACAAATGAATATTGTTAACATGATAAACCAAGTAATAACGATTAAGAGTTAACTTCCAACATGTTCTTAATTTTTGATGAATAATGtcgatactacaatacaaaaaCTAAAAGAACAGCAAAATGAAACTAGTATGATTACCTCAAATAAGAATCAAACTTCAACGACTCCATTGACAATGCTTCACAAAAGAGGAGACAACAAACAACCAATGTCTCTCATAAAAAATAACTCATTCGGGCATTTCTTGATGCAAAATCATTAAGGACAATATCGAGATCAATGTTGTCCAagacattcttctcaatgcagCACATAGCCAAGTCATTCAATCTTTCCTGTGTCATAGTTGACCTCAAATAGTTTTTCCAATAATTAATTTTGAGAAACTTCTTTCAGCTGAGGCTGCAGTCACAGATACAATTAAGAGGATTTGATAAGTAACATAGATATTTGGATAGCAATCTACAGCTGTAATGAACTGAAGAATCTCATGTGGTAACAACAAACCATCTGGCAAAGTTACTTGCAGCACTTTTaattcagagaaaaaaaaacatttaactcaacatcagCAGACACCTTGGCTGGTGCTCAAGGTTTTCCTATCAAGAAGAGACCCACTAGTCCTTTGACTTGTTCAGAGAAGGCACTTCGGGTTGTTGGAGAACAGCACAAGCATAATTGCCTAGTTTTAGCTTTTGACTTGAAAAATGCAATTGTTTCGATTGAGAATTGATTGATAATTGTCGGGTTCAATCACCTTTTGACTGGAACGGCATCCTACCTAAAAGCGTAGGCTTAGGAGCACCGAATACATAAGAGCAAAAAATTACTCACAATCTGCAGTAGAGTCGAACGCTACGGATTATTAGTTTCCACAGACAGTGCATAAGATTCTTGAGCCATCGAGATGCAGACCGAGCGTCAAGCAGAGCACAGGCAGGCCATGCGTACGTGGATGTGCGGTGAGTTTTCCGTTCTGGGCCTGACTCCTGAGGCAGAGTACCTTTGGGCTGGGCCCCTCCCCGGCTTTGGCCCTAGGCAATCGCACCCCCCGCCCTGGCCTAGAGCTGGGCCTGCCCGGAGTGTCCGACCTAATCCGAAGTATCCAGActcacaatgatcataatgatgggttgatagtgtcggttggatgagtggggtggatgaggagagatgtaggtagtgttaggggtgtttgtctTGCCCAGATGTAGAGTTCCACTGGGTAGATCGGGAGAGGGACCCAGATATCGTAGACCGCttacatcgtttaagcatcgatcgttgttgaagttggttttagcacttttgTGCTTACTATATGTCgtatatgggaacgataagccaaTTACTTTTGTAGATATGGCTTTTGGGCATGTGGGTCGATGGTGTCGGGTATGAGGTTGGTTGGGGTATCcggtttgctccgggagtagttctggataacCTCCGCACCTATCGACgcatgatcaaatggttggaacttgttggaaaaggttgacacgagtaccccttgtgtggacctgtgtggtcatgcaagtcatatggtcctcaagtcgtgtaggtaaaggagtacccttgtagggtgtaaaaatatttcgaaatgtcgcattctcggtcatgagcatacttttatcgatttgcagcagtcgtagaatTACAAATGTGACTTGATATGGTTAAGATGGTTCGTTATGGATATTACTACTATGATTTCTTTTACATTATATTCAGctgatgtttatgggctagtttgttatttaggttaagtatagatgctcacacatgtttatgttaaatttgcttttgcatatgaatttacttaaccatgtggtcgtatGCTTGCTAATGTCACAATGCATCATCGttggagtcaggctatttataagtgttcATTATGGATTAAGACTTACGAGtaacttcgtactcagctgctctacagattttgcaggtgaggaggagttgattttaggctacttcacgcctgtcAATACgagtggcgggaatgagtagtgcatcctactcttgaAGGTTGCGTGTtcggggtgaagcctaaggccATATGGTTCCATCCATATTTTGCTATCTTTAGCTTTTTTTTCGCTgcgtaattttttttgttgttagaagttgagcaggttttaatTTTCTCTTAGCTCtattttgctataaattgtatTAACTTGGTGTAtgattaagaacttgtaatatgataTTAATTACTCACCATTTCTCAAGTTTTGTTATGATGTTTCATGTTGGAAAGACACGTGTTCCAATCTTGAGCATAAAACACATACCGAGACTattggaatggtattctgattaatcattaaaGTTGTAATTAAAAAtatgatcgacttagtgattaagaaaatatcaatttaatgattaattagaatattgtttagATGGTTTCACACAATCTGCCTAATCTAATACTAGTAGATTTACGTAGGTACTCCTAGATAGTTGTGCAGTTGTGGTCGGTCCAACGAAAGCATCCGTATCCACTCAAATGCACTGTCTCTGATTCTAATCTCCCACCacaacacatgcatatgtgttTGGCACCAGCAGGGAGGAAGAAAGTAGATGCTCGACCCTACCAACTCCTCGTCCCTATAGACGATGGTAGAAACTACGAGCCACGCAAGATATCCACTCCCACAACACATGATAGCCCCGTCCAACACGTCGTTTCTCTCATTCTCAAGTCACCGGACGCGCCAGGACCCGCGTCCAAGGGGGAAATGCTCCAAGACGACAAGACCCCCGTCTCTCCAGCCGTCCTCACCCCACCGTTTCACTCCTTTTCACCGTCCACGAGCAAGGCGTTGACTTCACTCATTTCCAGTTATCGTGACTTCACTTCAAATaagaaaatattatataatTAATTGAAAAAAGTTAAACCAgttacaaaatttaaaaaatattatataactaATAAAAACATTGAACTCCAGTGACATTAAAATTTAATCTTAGAAGTCAATTATAGATTAGACAGCTCTTAGAGTGAAATTGGTGACTTCTAAAATCAAAGGATCCTGGACTCGGCCCGGGGGCCTTTACCGAGTGAGGTGCGGACGACCCGGCGGGTCGATGTGCCTGCTCACCATGCGCCTGCGCCGAGCGTCGTTCAACTTGGACTCAAACAGATTAGCGGCTCCGATCACATCGACTGTACCAGGCTGCTGGGCCGTTCAATACGCGTGCATGAATGTATTGAATGGTAAACAGGCGTGCACGATCAAAACGGGCAACGTGCCG from Phragmites australis chromosome 14, lpPhrAust1.1, whole genome shotgun sequence includes these protein-coding regions:
- the LOC133890116 gene encoding LOW QUALITY PROTEIN: uncharacterized protein LOC133890116 (The sequence of the model RefSeq protein was modified relative to this genomic sequence to represent the inferred CDS: inserted 2 bases in 2 codons), whose protein sequence is MPPPPPPSTGRGRCVLSIAAARDRCFSRRFLKAGLRPLXVPIPAGPDPDPATTVHMCVPARPPRNPLLLLHGFGASSTWQWAPYLRPLIGAGFDTIVLDLVFFGASCTRLPDRSDTFQARTIKAVMQAIGVSRFGLVGVSYGGFMGYRMAAMYPEAVGRVAMVCAGVCLEEKDLXEGLFPVAGVGEAAALFVPRLPFIMPSCFLWDYMKVIGSDHIQEKTELLFALISGRQLSNLPKLSQPTLIIWGEQDRVFPMELAHRLIRRVEGNSRLVVIKNAGHAVNLEKPKEVCRNIIGFFKEPVAEASNGDKV